In Sphingobacterium zeae, one genomic interval encodes:
- a CDS encoding L-rhamnose mutarotase, whose product MKQTILIWVFIFFSLAAFSAQGGEIYVGKQSNKEKRDGTRGAPFSCLEDALREAREWRRLNDPRMHHGITIWIQDGQYVPSQTIFIRPEDSGTVQSPTWIKSVGREAILSGGVTIEGWQPVKNDKRLDPAIAKYVMVANAPQVGGKYLSFRQLWVGSRKAIRAESHDDAHLPRIINWDFKKQAAIIPNVFPEKFHYKAGMEFFIHQWWAIAQLRIRETIVTKDSITLFFHEPEGKIQNEHPWPKPWLSKEHGNSAFRLVNALEFLDQPGEWFLDEENHKVYYYKRPDENVDQLDVVAPYLETILTMQGTLETPVSHVYIEGLKFQHSAWLRPHYYGHVALQAGMYFLDAYKLAKPGTVDKAGLENQAWLGRPQAAVLLRHTAFTKISACRFAHLAATGIDYRAGNLKDSLNGNLFQDIGGSGILLGQFSDEQMEAHLPFQPNNERILTDGVVVSNNLIQDIGNEDWGTVGIGAGFVRNVAITNNELLDLPYTGISLGWGWTPTVNAMRNNRVLKNKITRYGKYMYDVAGIYTLSAQPGTKIQENYIDSIYVSPYAHIPEHWFYLYTDEGSAYMNVSNNWFPSNKILKNANGPSVEWIKNGPDADVWVKDEAGIGLRYTYLLSEKRSIPKNASFNAYIPFTKPVFFQIYDPQHKLTTQAIKGFLAKEGVGAEQIYRWNDYTLVMTSDEIGKKLASAWIAHYPEVEYKLFTDLFYDFDRSRCAGKKEIDTDFVLLTAQLIDDKKEQEAYYNAHKTQFKEWPEVAAGFCNAGFDEVLVYRNGRQLMLYISFPKGQDFKTIDLLTTKDNPRVVEWNKLMSFYQEGIPGTQKNEKWIFYKQ is encoded by the coding sequence ATGAAGCAGACAATTCTCATATGGGTCTTTATATTTTTTTCGCTAGCTGCGTTCTCAGCTCAGGGAGGAGAGATCTATGTGGGTAAACAAAGCAACAAGGAAAAACGGGATGGCACCCGGGGAGCTCCATTTTCATGTTTGGAGGATGCCCTGCGTGAGGCTAGGGAATGGCGACGATTAAACGATCCGCGTATGCATCATGGCATCACAATCTGGATTCAAGACGGACAATATGTGCCTTCCCAAACAATTTTTATCCGACCTGAAGATAGTGGAACTGTCCAAAGTCCCACATGGATAAAATCAGTGGGCAGAGAGGCTATATTGTCCGGAGGAGTTACTATTGAAGGTTGGCAGCCCGTAAAAAATGACAAGCGATTGGATCCTGCTATAGCCAAATATGTTATGGTGGCAAATGCCCCCCAGGTCGGTGGCAAATACCTTTCTTTCCGCCAATTGTGGGTTGGCTCACGTAAGGCGATCCGTGCAGAAAGTCATGATGATGCTCATTTGCCAAGGATCATTAATTGGGATTTTAAGAAGCAGGCTGCTATTATTCCTAACGTATTTCCTGAAAAATTTCACTATAAAGCGGGAATGGAATTTTTTATACATCAATGGTGGGCAATAGCACAGCTTCGTATTCGTGAGACGATTGTTACAAAAGATAGTATCACACTATTTTTTCATGAACCGGAAGGGAAAATCCAGAACGAACATCCTTGGCCAAAGCCATGGCTATCCAAAGAACACGGCAACTCTGCATTTCGCTTGGTGAATGCGCTTGAATTTTTGGATCAACCTGGAGAATGGTTTTTGGATGAAGAAAATCATAAAGTATATTATTACAAAAGGCCTGATGAAAATGTAGACCAGTTAGATGTTGTTGCTCCTTACTTGGAGACAATTCTGACAATGCAAGGTACATTAGAGACGCCTGTTAGCCATGTGTATATCGAAGGGTTGAAATTTCAGCATAGTGCCTGGTTAAGACCTCATTATTACGGTCATGTTGCTTTACAGGCAGGTATGTATTTTTTGGATGCGTATAAATTAGCTAAGCCGGGGACTGTTGATAAAGCTGGGCTGGAAAATCAGGCTTGGTTGGGGCGCCCGCAAGCTGCAGTCCTACTCCGTCATACCGCGTTTACGAAAATTTCTGCCTGCCGTTTTGCTCATTTGGCCGCGACAGGAATAGACTACCGGGCCGGCAATTTAAAAGATAGTTTAAATGGAAATCTATTTCAGGATATTGGCGGATCCGGAATATTGCTCGGTCAGTTCTCAGACGAACAAATGGAAGCACATTTGCCTTTTCAGCCCAACAACGAGCGTATCTTGACCGATGGTGTTGTCGTCAGTAACAATCTAATCCAAGATATTGGAAATGAGGATTGGGGAACGGTGGGGATTGGCGCCGGATTTGTCCGCAATGTAGCTATTACGAACAATGAATTGCTGGATCTTCCGTACACAGGAATTAGCTTGGGCTGGGGCTGGACACCTACAGTCAATGCCATGCGAAATAATCGTGTTTTAAAAAATAAGATCACACGTTATGGTAAATACATGTATGATGTAGCTGGTATTTACACCTTATCGGCACAACCCGGAACAAAAATTCAAGAAAATTATATCGATAGCATCTATGTGTCACCTTATGCGCATATTCCTGAGCATTGGTTTTATCTCTATACCGATGAGGGTTCTGCCTATATGAATGTGAGTAACAACTGGTTTCCATCTAATAAAATATTGAAAAATGCCAATGGGCCGAGTGTTGAGTGGATAAAAAATGGCCCCGATGCGGATGTCTGGGTCAAAGACGAAGCAGGCATCGGTCTGCGTTATACCTATTTGTTGTCTGAAAAACGATCAATTCCTAAAAATGCCTCTTTCAATGCCTATATTCCTTTTACCAAACCTGTTTTTTTCCAGATCTATGATCCGCAACACAAATTGACAACACAAGCAATCAAAGGGTTTTTGGCAAAAGAAGGAGTGGGTGCTGAACAGATATATCGATGGAACGATTACACGCTCGTCATGACCAGTGATGAGATTGGTAAAAAATTAGCGAGTGCGTGGATTGCTCATTATCCTGAGGTTGAATACAAATTGTTTACCGATCTGTTCTACGACTTTGACCGAAGCCGCTGTGCTGGTAAAAAAGAGATTGATACCGATTTTGTGCTACTGACCGCCCAATTGATCGATGATAAGAAAGAACAGGAGGCCTATTACAACGCACATAAAACACAATTTAAAGAATGGCCCGAGGTTGCGGCAGGTTTCTGTAACGCTGGATTTGACGAAGTGCTCGTCTATCGCAATGGGCGTCAGCTGATGTTATATATTTCTTTTCCAAAAGGACAGGATTTTAAAACAATTGATCTGTTGACAACCAAGGATAATCCACGAGTTGTGGAGTGGAACAAACTCATGAGTTTCTATCAGGAAGGTATTCCCGGAACCCAAAAAAATGAAAAATGGATTTTTTATAAACAGTAA
- a CDS encoding extracellular solute-binding protein: MFGLPFHDGPECLVFRKDLFDDPQEQNRFHALYGKPLAVPTTWTDFLTVATFFTRPEDNLYGTVFAGYPDGHNAVFDFCIQLWSRGGDLQQGEIPVKLDQPLAVEALDFYRGLFKENRGLHPESANYESVQAGAAFARGEVAMMVNWFGFASWAQIDAASAVQGKVDVAAIPSAEGGMSPSLNVYWLYAIPEGSRHKQLAYDFIRFAVGRQQDKLLTVEGGVGCRYSTWYDSEINQMIPFYNKLAELHDTARTLPRLANWPQIAHIIDETVIAAINSEESSLSLLTKAQKKLNTWIG, encoded by the coding sequence GTGTTTGGTTTACCTTTTCATGATGGTCCCGAATGCCTGGTCTTTCGGAAAGATCTGTTCGATGATCCACAGGAGCAGAACCGTTTTCACGCGCTTTACGGAAAGCCTTTGGCTGTTCCAACAACCTGGACTGATTTTTTAACCGTTGCCACATTTTTTACCCGTCCGGAAGATAATTTGTACGGAACCGTGTTTGCCGGTTATCCTGATGGACACAATGCGGTATTCGATTTCTGTATTCAACTTTGGTCCCGTGGAGGCGATTTGCAGCAAGGAGAGATACCTGTTAAGCTGGATCAGCCATTGGCTGTAGAAGCATTGGATTTTTATAGAGGGTTATTTAAAGAGAATAGGGGATTGCACCCCGAATCGGCCAATTATGAATCCGTGCAGGCCGGTGCCGCCTTTGCGCGGGGAGAAGTAGCCATGATGGTCAATTGGTTTGGATTTGCATCCTGGGCACAAATTGATGCGGCGTCGGCAGTGCAAGGTAAGGTAGATGTAGCAGCCATTCCTTCAGCAGAAGGGGGAATGTCTCCTTCATTAAATGTGTATTGGTTGTATGCAATCCCAGAAGGTAGCCGTCATAAGCAGTTGGCTTATGACTTTATACGTTTTGCAGTCGGACGCCAACAAGATAAGCTGCTTACTGTCGAAGGCGGAGTAGGCTGTCGTTATTCCACCTGGTATGATTCCGAAATCAATCAGATGATACCCTTTTATAATAAATTGGCTGAATTGCATGATACTGCACGTACATTACCGCGCTTGGCCAACTGGCCGCAGATTGCACATATCATTGATGAGACCGTCATAGCAGCGATTAATTCCGAGGAAAGTAGTCTTTCATTATTGACTAAAGCACAGAAAAAACTAAATACATGGATAGGATAG
- a CDS encoding sodium:solute symporter family transporter, whose translation MNSILDKLTIYDYCIVVAYLLVLLTIGLLSSRKKVEGAEHFLASKSLSWYSIGFNMWATNVGPSMLLAFATVGYTTGIVAVNFDWYAFIYLFLLAVVFAPRYIATGVRTLPEFMGKRFGPNTQTILAWYSLVKMLISWLSLGLFAGGFLVRQILGIPMWQSVTVLVSLAGLFAYTGGLKTVAKINIFQMILLIAVSAFLTFLGLSKIGGLSALAQQTPTSYWSLIRPASDPDYPWYAIALGYPVAAIAFFCTDQAMVQSVLGAKNLEQGQLGINFIAWLKILSLPLFILTGIICSVLFPGLKDPSLAYMTMVTNLFPTGLNGLVIVVLIAVLVGTIGSSLNSLSTVFTMDIYLKHIRPKANNQQITQIGRYTVIMGCLTSVFVALAIDQIKGLNLFDVFQSILGFIAPPLAVAFLMAVLWKRTNRAAINTILTLGALLSLGTGICYLWIFPKDVYTFWPHYLMLSFSLFVLLLLIGIGVSLLLPKSAYELAHQHMVDIKMGKPSNRVKIAWTILFVVMLLLYTVLK comes from the coding sequence ATGAACAGTATCTTAGACAAGTTAACCATTTACGACTATTGCATCGTCGTAGCCTATTTGTTAGTATTACTGACAATCGGCCTCTTGTCATCTCGTAAAAAGGTAGAAGGGGCAGAACACTTCCTAGCCAGCAAATCCTTAAGCTGGTACAGTATTGGCTTCAATATGTGGGCCACCAATGTTGGGCCATCTATGCTGCTCGCATTCGCTACAGTAGGTTATACAACAGGTATAGTTGCAGTCAATTTTGATTGGTATGCTTTTATCTATTTATTTTTGTTAGCGGTGGTGTTCGCACCCCGCTATATTGCTACTGGAGTACGTACCTTACCCGAGTTTATGGGCAAGCGGTTTGGTCCAAATACGCAGACTATTCTGGCTTGGTATTCATTGGTAAAAATGCTTATTTCATGGTTGTCGTTGGGACTATTTGCTGGCGGATTTTTAGTGCGGCAGATTTTAGGTATTCCCATGTGGCAATCGGTTACTGTTTTAGTCTCCCTAGCTGGTCTGTTTGCGTATACGGGTGGATTAAAGACAGTTGCTAAAATCAATATCTTTCAGATGATCTTGCTGATCGCCGTGTCGGCTTTTTTAACTTTTCTGGGATTGTCCAAAATCGGAGGGTTAAGTGCTTTGGCACAGCAGACTCCGACTAGCTATTGGTCATTGATCAGACCTGCGAGTGATCCAGATTACCCCTGGTATGCCATCGCCTTAGGATATCCAGTGGCAGCGATCGCTTTTTTCTGTACGGATCAAGCCATGGTACAATCAGTTTTGGGAGCCAAAAATCTCGAACAGGGGCAACTAGGAATTAACTTTATCGCTTGGCTCAAGATACTTTCCTTGCCGTTGTTTATCCTCACCGGTATCATCTGTTCGGTTTTATTTCCGGGACTTAAAGACCCATCTCTTGCTTATATGACGATGGTGACTAACCTGTTTCCTACAGGCCTGAATGGATTGGTAATCGTGGTGTTAATTGCTGTATTGGTGGGCACCATTGGTTCGTCGCTTAATTCCTTGAGTACGGTGTTCACCATGGACATTTACCTCAAGCATATTCGACCAAAAGCAAACAATCAGCAGATTACGCAGATAGGGCGATATACGGTGATTATGGGCTGTTTAACTTCGGTTTTCGTCGCACTGGCGATCGATCAAATTAAAGGACTTAATCTTTTTGATGTGTTCCAATCTATCCTTGGATTTATCGCGCCCCCTTTAGCGGTCGCTTTCCTGATGGCTGTGTTATGGAAACGGACTAATCGAGCAGCTATTAATACCATTTTAACCTTAGGAGCGCTACTAAGTTTGGGCACAGGAATATGTTATCTTTGGATATTTCCTAAAGATGTCTATACTTTTTGGCCGCATTACTTGATGCTTTCATTCAGTTTGTTTGTTCTATTGCTGCTTATTGGAATTGGTGTATCGCTGCTCCTTCCAAAATCAGCTTACGAATTAGCACATCAGCATATGGTCGATATCAAGATGGGAAAGCCAAGTAACCGGGTTAAGATCGCTTGGACAATTTTATTTGTCGTAATGCTATTGTTGTACACGGTGTTGAAATGA
- a CDS encoding Gfo/Idh/MocA family protein yields the protein MENIQQLKLGILGLGEGRSTMSAALQSPHIELVKICDLNEELGRKRMKEFDFHAYTNDYQTMLDDEDIEAIAIYTPDHLHAKHIELALAHDKHVICTKPFIDNLADANALLERAAQKNKRVFVGQSSRFFEPVKKQREDFDAGLIGDLITIEGYYHADHRWFLDKPWSLQSSFKWLYGGLSHPVDFIRWYLPNIEEVMGYGMLSVNGKKGGLQNVDTMHFIFKAEDGRVARVSGAYTGPVQPVTRDSEMSCILRGTEGASQADYMDLRYAITDKTGEERMLTWEHKLKHYFRFEGKSHHAGEYQNYLEHFAKAIRTGEEAYPDMKEGIGTIALLQAMDESLTTGKPVRPQELLERYGVDLSLGR from the coding sequence ATGGAAAATATACAGCAGTTAAAATTAGGGATTTTAGGATTAGGTGAGGGGCGCAGTACGATGTCAGCCGCATTGCAAAGCCCTCACATCGAATTGGTCAAGATTTGCGATCTGAATGAAGAGCTTGGACGCAAGCGGATGAAAGAGTTTGACTTTCATGCTTATACCAATGACTATCAGACCATGCTGGATGACGAAGATATTGAAGCCATTGCCATATATACTCCGGATCATCTACATGCGAAGCACATCGAGCTAGCATTGGCACATGACAAACACGTCATCTGTACCAAACCTTTTATCGATAATCTTGCTGATGCCAACGCTTTATTGGAACGCGCAGCTCAGAAAAATAAACGTGTTTTTGTCGGACAGAGTTCCCGTTTTTTTGAACCGGTAAAAAAGCAAAGAGAAGATTTTGACGCTGGACTTATTGGTGACTTAATTACGATCGAAGGTTATTATCACGCTGATCACCGCTGGTTTTTGGATAAACCTTGGTCTTTGCAGTCTTCTTTCAAATGGCTTTATGGAGGATTGAGCCATCCAGTTGATTTCATCCGCTGGTACCTCCCCAATATTGAAGAGGTGATGGGCTATGGCATGTTGAGTGTTAATGGGAAAAAAGGTGGGCTTCAAAATGTTGATACGATGCATTTTATTTTTAAAGCCGAAGATGGCCGGGTCGCCCGTGTGAGCGGGGCGTATACGGGTCCTGTACAGCCTGTCACACGAGATAGCGAAATGAGCTGTATTCTAAGAGGGACAGAAGGGGCGAGCCAAGCTGACTATATGGACCTTCGTTATGCGATTACCGATAAAACCGGTGAAGAGCGCATGTTGACTTGGGAGCATAAACTAAAACACTATTTCCGTTTTGAAGGAAAAAGCCATCACGCTGGTGAGTATCAAAATTACCTAGAGCATTTTGCAAAAGCCATACGTACTGGAGAGGAAGCCTATCCAGATATGAAAGAAGGTATTGGGACAATAGCTTTATTGCAAGCTATGGATGAATCATTGACAACAGGAAAGCCTGTCCGTCCGCAGGAACTGCTGGAAAGATATGGTGTCGACTTGAGCTTAGGAAGATGA
- a CDS encoding CaiB/BaiF CoA transferase family protein, translating into MLPLAGYTVVDFSQFLSGPLASLRLADLGARVIKIEKPETGDICRQLYTSDTILNGTSTVFHAINRNKESLVLDLKSESHKQIIRDLIARADVVLHNFRPGVMERLGFDYASVREINPTVIYGEISGYGKEGPWVKRPGQDLLLQSLTGMTWLSGDANNGPVAMGLSIVDMFAGSNLCSAVLACLYRRAIHQMGAHVHVSMLDSAVDIQFEAVTTYFRDGKLLPQRSEVSNAHAYLAAPYGVYRTQDGFLALAMGSIPFLTKLLECTALEGFADGEQAFRERDTIKAILTEHLATASTAHWLAILEAADIWCADVLDWRRLTEHDAFKVLDMLQEVTMGDGFHYETTRCPIRIDGERLTATKGSPKLGEHTAKILEELYG; encoded by the coding sequence ATGTTACCATTAGCAGGCTATACCGTAGTCGACTTTAGTCAATTTTTATCCGGCCCATTAGCAAGTTTACGGCTAGCCGATTTAGGTGCGCGGGTGATAAAAATAGAAAAACCAGAGACGGGTGATATTTGCAGGCAATTATATACCTCGGATACCATACTCAATGGTACTTCAACGGTGTTTCATGCCATTAATCGGAATAAAGAAAGTCTGGTGTTGGACTTAAAAAGTGAATCCCACAAACAGATCATACGTGATTTAATCGCACGGGCAGATGTGGTGCTGCACAATTTTCGTCCAGGTGTCATGGAACGTTTGGGCTTTGACTATGCAAGTGTCCGAGAGATCAATCCGACGGTGATCTATGGAGAAATTTCAGGGTATGGAAAAGAAGGACCTTGGGTGAAACGACCTGGACAAGATTTACTCTTGCAATCACTTACCGGGATGACCTGGTTGAGCGGCGACGCAAATAATGGTCCAGTGGCCATGGGACTTTCCATTGTGGACATGTTTGCCGGCTCGAATCTATGTAGTGCCGTCTTGGCTTGCCTGTATCGTCGTGCGATACACCAGATGGGGGCACACGTGCATGTTAGCATGTTGGATTCTGCTGTAGATATACAATTTGAGGCTGTCACAACCTATTTTCGTGATGGTAAATTGTTACCCCAACGTAGCGAGGTGAGCAATGCACATGCATATTTGGCTGCGCCATATGGCGTTTATCGTACTCAAGATGGTTTTCTGGCACTTGCTATGGGCTCTATTCCTTTTCTTACCAAGTTATTAGAGTGCACAGCGCTGGAAGGCTTCGCGGACGGTGAACAGGCTTTCCGCGAAAGAGATACCATTAAAGCGATATTAACGGAACACTTGGCAACAGCATCGACGGCGCATTGGTTGGCAATACTGGAAGCAGCAGACATCTGGTGTGCCGATGTATTGGATTGGCGCCGTTTGACCGAGCACGATGCTTTTAAAGTGCTAGACATGCTACAGGAAGTAACGATGGGCGACGGCTTCCATTATGAGACCACCCGTTGTCCGATTCGTATCGATGGCGAGCGTTTGACTGCGACAAAAGGTTCGCCCAAATTAGGTGAGCACACCGCTAAAATACTGGAGGAACTGTATGGATAA
- a CDS encoding ABC transporter substrate-binding protein, with amino-acid sequence MTEKIRLKGITWGHSRGFVPMVATAQRYEELHPEVEIVWTKRTLQEFADKSVTDLAKEYDLLVIDHPWTGHAAAKGMLAPFDDYLSTEFLAGQQANSVGKSYESYNFLGKQWALATDAATPVAASRPDILRSLGVPLPRTFEEVLALAKAGRVGFSLLPIDSLMHFYGLCCSLGEEPCQNDEKVISEAVGVQVLKLFKSLADELDAGFYEKNPFKVFEEMTQRDEIAYCPFAYGYSNYARTGYARKVLHFHDLVSLNGTPMISTLGGAGLAVSSQSKHIAVGMDYAQFVASPEIQATLYVENCGQPGHLGAWEDEQVNAYTADYFKNTLPTLERAYLRPRYDGHLYFQDHAGDIVVDYLRQGGDEVAVLEKMNKMYRESLVDKEDNG; translated from the coding sequence ATGACAGAGAAAATCCGGTTAAAGGGGATTACCTGGGGGCATTCGCGAGGTTTTGTGCCAATGGTTGCAACGGCACAACGTTATGAAGAATTACATCCGGAAGTAGAGATTGTTTGGACAAAACGTACTTTGCAGGAATTCGCTGATAAGTCGGTAACGGATTTAGCCAAGGAATATGACCTGTTGGTGATCGATCATCCGTGGACGGGACATGCCGCTGCTAAGGGGATGCTGGCTCCATTTGATGATTATCTGTCTACGGAGTTTTTGGCCGGTCAACAGGCGAATAGTGTTGGGAAGTCTTATGAAAGCTACAACTTTCTAGGCAAGCAATGGGCCTTGGCTACAGATGCGGCGACACCAGTGGCTGCAAGTCGCCCAGATATTTTACGTTCGCTAGGTGTGCCGCTCCCGCGTACCTTTGAAGAAGTCCTGGCCTTAGCTAAAGCAGGACGGGTTGGATTTTCACTGTTGCCGATTGATTCTTTGATGCACTTTTATGGTCTTTGTTGTTCTTTGGGTGAAGAACCTTGCCAAAACGACGAAAAAGTAATCAGCGAAGCCGTCGGGGTACAGGTCTTAAAATTATTCAAATCACTTGCGGATGAATTGGATGCTGGATTTTATGAGAAAAATCCATTCAAAGTGTTCGAAGAAATGACGCAGCGGGATGAAATTGCCTATTGTCCATTTGCGTATGGTTATTCCAATTATGCGCGAACTGGTTATGCCCGTAAAGTATTGCATTTTCATGATTTAGTGTCGTTAAACGGTACGCCAATGATTAGCACACTGGGTGGTGCGGGATTAGCAGTATCCTCTCAGAGCAAACATATTGCTGTGGGTATGGATTACGCCCAATTTGTTGCGTCACCAGAAATTCAGGCAACATTATATGTCGAAAATTGTGGTCAGCCGGGACATTTAGGTGCTTGGGAAGATGAGCAAGTCAACGCCTATACGGCCGACTATTTTAAAAATACCCTGCCTACATTGGAGCGTGCCTATCTGCGCCCGCGGTATGATGGTCATCTGTATTTTCAGGATCACGCCGGTGATATTGTAGTTGACTATCTCAGACAGGGCGGGGATGAAGTTGCCGTATTAGAAAAGATGAACAAGATGTATCGGGAATCATTAGTGGACAAAGAAGACAATGGATAA
- a CDS encoding CaiB/BaiF CoA transferase family protein → MDNKPLEGLLVLEFSQFMAGPTAGLRLADLGARVVKIERPGAGEGGRQIAIKNIFVDESSLVFHTINRNKESYAANLKDENDLENIKKLIRQADVMTHNFRPGVMEKIGLDYESVRKINPKMIYATVTGYGNEGPWSKKPGQDLLVQSLSGLSWLSGCGQDGPVPFGLAVVDMYCATHLTQGILAALLKRARTQQGALVEVSLLESVLDMQFEMLTTHINDGRKLPQRSAVRGAGHAYLSAPYGLYKTLDGYLALAMGNVGHIAETIGLSSEPYQDASTWFSRRDEILEAFATVLCQKTTSEWVSRLESEGIWCGAVNDYHRFFEEQGFKETGMLQEVSLQDGTALTTTRSVYQIDGKRLYADKPAPKVGQHTASIVHDYLEN, encoded by the coding sequence ATGGATAATAAACCACTGGAAGGACTTTTAGTTCTCGAGTTTTCACAATTTATGGCCGGGCCAACCGCTGGCCTGCGGTTGGCTGATCTCGGCGCCCGAGTTGTCAAAATCGAGCGTCCTGGCGCCGGAGAAGGCGGACGACAGATTGCGATTAAAAATATTTTTGTAGATGAGAGCAGCCTGGTGTTTCATACCATTAATAGAAATAAAGAATCGTATGCGGCCAATTTGAAAGACGAAAATGATCTGGAAAATATTAAGAAATTAATCCGTCAGGCGGATGTAATGACACATAACTTCCGGCCGGGGGTGATGGAAAAGATCGGTTTGGATTATGAAAGCGTACGGAAAATCAATCCAAAGATGATCTATGCCACAGTAACGGGCTACGGTAATGAAGGGCCATGGTCCAAAAAACCGGGTCAGGATTTGCTGGTGCAGTCGCTGTCGGGACTTTCTTGGCTATCAGGCTGTGGGCAGGATGGACCAGTACCTTTTGGATTGGCTGTGGTCGATATGTATTGCGCGACACATCTGACACAAGGTATATTGGCGGCATTGTTGAAACGTGCCCGTACCCAACAGGGCGCTCTTGTTGAAGTCAGTTTGCTTGAATCTGTGTTGGATATGCAGTTTGAAATGCTGACCACACATATCAATGATGGACGTAAGTTGCCACAGCGCTCGGCTGTTCGAGGCGCAGGCCATGCTTATTTAAGTGCGCCCTATGGACTTTATAAGACACTTGATGGTTATCTAGCTTTGGCTATGGGCAACGTGGGACATATTGCAGAAACAATAGGTCTGTCTAGTGAGCCTTATCAAGATGCTTCAACCTGGTTTTCGCGACGTGATGAAATATTGGAGGCCTTTGCTACAGTATTGTGCCAGAAGACCACCAGCGAATGGGTATCCCGTTTGGAATCGGAAGGGATCTGGTGTGGTGCAGTCAACGATTACCATCGTTTTTTTGAGGAGCAAGGTTTTAAGGAGACAGGGATGTTGCAGGAAGTCAGTTTACAAGACGGTACCGCGCTAACCACCACCCGTAGTGTTTACCAGATTGATGGAAAGCGTTTATATGCGGACAAACCTGCACCAAAAGTGGGTCAGCATACTGCATCAATTGTTCACGATTATTTAGAAAATTAA
- a CDS encoding IclR family transcriptional regulator has product MTLNSSDKYKAPALEKGLQILEFLALQPTAQSQSEIALGLNRSPNEIYRMLASLESNGYIHRDQISSKYSLSLKLYYLSHRHSFVEKLRATSLLPMQESSNEIKDPCHLCVIYDNQVMVISYAKGSSPISIVVEEGKLYNTSQTASGKLLLSFSDAEKRKSILGADSYYKSLKKTERQQFDSDLEDIRMKGFYEMPSAYAEGIIDISVPIGTNETGIIACLTVSKLIRRQTEHTVSTEDIVTSLEKCRSQIESNLGLR; this is encoded by the coding sequence ATGACATTAAATAGCTCCGATAAATATAAAGCGCCAGCACTCGAAAAGGGATTGCAGATCCTGGAATTTCTGGCCTTGCAACCAACGGCGCAATCACAATCCGAGATCGCCCTTGGCTTAAATCGAAGTCCCAATGAGATCTATCGGATGCTTGCCTCGCTGGAGTCCAATGGCTATATTCATCGTGATCAGATTTCATCCAAATATTCGCTTTCCCTGAAGTTATACTATCTATCGCATCGCCACTCTTTTGTAGAGAAATTACGGGCCACCTCATTATTGCCAATGCAAGAGAGCTCTAATGAAATTAAGGATCCATGTCATCTCTGTGTGATCTACGATAACCAAGTCATGGTAATTTCCTACGCCAAAGGATCATCCCCCATCAGCATCGTGGTTGAAGAAGGAAAGCTGTACAATACTTCACAAACGGCTTCTGGCAAGCTTCTTTTAAGTTTTTCAGATGCTGAAAAAAGAAAATCCATTTTAGGAGCTGATTCCTATTACAAAAGCTTGAAGAAAACAGAGCGTCAACAGTTTGACAGCGATTTGGAAGATATTAGAATGAAAGGATTTTATGAGATGCCCAGTGCTTACGCAGAGGGCATTATCGATATTTCCGTCCCTATTGGAACCAACGAAACAGGTATAATCGCCTGCCTCACTGTTTCAAAACTCATCCGACGTCAAACTGAGCATACTGTATCCACGGAGGACATTGTAACAAGCCTAGAAAAATGCCGATCACAAATTGAATCCAATCTCGGATTAAGGTGA